DNA sequence from the Daphnia carinata strain CSIRO-1 chromosome 8, CSIRO_AGI_Dcar_HiC_V3, whole genome shotgun sequence genome:
CGTGTAAATTGTTTGATCATCACGGTACCAGTGATTTATTTAGATTCAACATCGAAATATTGTCAAATGTAAAAAGCGATATACATAATGAAATTCGTCAAATGCTACCGTTTTCCTCGTCAGCTGAGCTGATCGTGATCAGTAAGGTAAATTATGATCAGCTGATTCAGGCGACAGGTCGGCATCTACGGCAAATCGGCAACAGGGCAAAACGGCATAATTTTTACCTATGCACCGAAAACCGCCTTTTCATCAGCTCGGCAACATCGGGCTTCGTTCGTTCCTTTCTCATCCTCTTCATCTGACGATCGCCATTACCGGAGGTTGGTTTCTAATTTTTCTCCCGGCTTTTGTACTATTGTAGTTTGTGTTTCATGCAATGAATGATATTTTCAGTTAGATTCACTGTTTGTTgaagcaaatttgatttacactGCTGTTTCCTTATTTATTATAGCAATGAATTCTCTGTGGGAAGCTGCCAAGAGGAGCCCTTTCCTTACCAGTGCTCACTGCGAACCCAAAATGACTACCGATAACCAGTTGGTAGCCAACAGGAATATtgctgccgctgctgctggTAAAGCGTTCATCGATTATGTATCATTATGCGCAATTCCTCCTGCCTTTAAACTGCTAGCAAATTTATCCGCCATTATTCTAGCTGTTGAAAGATTTTATCAAATATACTAATCGTCTTTATATCTTAATTTTCAGAGACCTACAGCTGTGAATATGGTAGCTCGAAATACTACGCATTGTGTGGTGTTGGAGGACTTTTGTCCTGTGGTATCACCCACACTTTGGTCACCCCTTTGGACATGGTGAAATGCCGTATCCAGACCAATCCAGCCAAGTACAAGTCTATTGTTACGGGTTTCAAggtatttttattcattattttcaagttttttttttgtgtagtTTAACATTATATTTTAGGTATCTGTTGCTGAAGAAGGCATGAGAGGGCTTGTCCGAGGCTGGGCACCTACAGCAATTGGGTATTCTGCCCAGGTAATTTATTCTTGCCACATTCTTAACagcattttttaaagatagaTTTTTTAATAGGGTGTCTGCAAATTTGGATTCTATGAAGCTTTCAAAATTGTATATGCCAATGCTTTGGGAGAGGAGAATGCTTACGTTTACCGAACTGGTTTGTACCTTGCTGCATCTGCCTCAGCCGAATTTTTCGCTGATATTGCTCTCAGCCCGATGGAAGCCGTTAAAGTGCGTATCCAAACCATGCCCGGTTTCCCTGCAACCTTGAGAGCTGGAGCACCTCTTATTTATCAGTAAGGAGCTTTGAAAGAAGAGTGAACATTGGATTGCCTAATCAAATGTTCCTTGTCATGTAGGCAGGAGGGCTTGAATGGATTCTATAAGAGCCTTGTGCCACTATGGATGAGGCAGATCCCCTACACCATGATGAAATTTGCTTGCTTTGAAAAAACAGTCGAGCTGCTATACAAGTAATAATCTGCTTATTTGgatatttcaaatcaaaactaATGTGGATTTACTGTAGGCACGTTGTACCTAAGCCCCGCGAACAGTGCACTAAGGGCGAACAGCTTGTTGTGACGTTCGCTGCAGGTTACATTGCCGGTGTTTTCTGCGCTATCGTGTCTCACCCAGCCGACACTGTAGTGTCGAAGATGAACGCCTCAAAGGGATCCACTGCTGGCGAGACTTTGAAGAAACTCGGTTTGATGGGAGTCTGGCAAGGATTGACGCCCAGGATTATCATGATTGGTACACTTACCGCTGCCCAGTGGTTCATCTATGATGCCGTCAAGGTCTGGCTCGGTCTCCCCCGCCCACCTCCACCAGAGATGCCCGAGTCCTTAAAGAAGAAGTTGGCTGCAGCCCAACAATAGAAGAATTCTGTAcctaaaacaaattttatttgacgacATAACATCCGTTCGTCCGTACAAGCCGTTATTAAATAGTTCTGCCACCAGTATGAGAATTGATTGCTCGTGATTACTTATCCGTTTTCGGATAAGGATCGTATTACCATCAATGGGCATTCGGCAATGTAGCTTTCCCATGTAAATCGTCgataaacgaaaaattaaAGCGACGGTTGGCTGCAGTGCAACGGTAATAAATATCTGTAGAATacgaaaaattttttgttaatttcaaaaattttcaagCT
Encoded proteins:
- the LOC130704038 gene encoding phosphate carrier protein, mitochondrial-like, coding for MHRKPPFHQLGNIGLRSFLSHPLHLTIAITGAMNSLWEAAKRSPFLTSAHCEPKMTTDNQLVANRNIAAAAAETYSCEYGSSKYYALCGVGGLLSCGITHTLVTPLDMVKCRIQTNPAKYKSIVTGFKVSVAEEGMRGLVRGWAPTAIGYSAQGVCKFGFYEAFKIVYANALGEENAYVYRTGLYLAASASAEFFADIALSPMEAVKVRIQTMPGFPATLRAGAPLIYQQEGLNGFYKSLVPLWMRQIPYTMMKFACFEKTVELLYKHVVPKPREQCTKGEQLVVTFAAGYIAGVFCAIVSHPADTVVSKMNASKGSTAGETLKKLGLMGVWQGLTPRIIMIGTLTAAQWFIYDAVKVWLGLPRPPPPEMPESLKKKLAAAQQ